DNA from Micromonospora nigra:
GGCCTCGGCGACGGTCGGGTCAACGTCGGGCTGGGTGTGCTGAACTCCTCCTCGGCCTTCGGGAAGACCAACTACCGGCGGCTGCTGACCGACTGGCTCGCGAACACCCCCGAGGAGTGGGGGATGACCGACGAGACCAACGCGGAGGGGCCCATCCTCGGCGCGGCGCTGCCGATGGGCTTCAACCGGGTGCCGCACTACACTCGCGGGGTCATGCTGGTCGGCGACTCCGGCGGCATGGTCAACCCCTTCAACGGCGAGGGGATCGCGTACGCCATGGAGTCGGGCGAGCTGGCCGCGGAGATCGCGGTGCAGGCCCTGGCCCGCCCGGCCGGCGCCGAGCGGGAGCGGGCGCTGATGGCGTACCCGCAGGAGCTGAAGGCGCGGTTCGGTGGCTACTACCGGCTCGGCGGCGTCTTCGTGAAGCTCATCGGCCGCCCGGAGATCATGCGGCTGGCCACCAAGCACGGCATGCCGCACCCGACCCTGATGCGTTTCGTGCTCAAGCTGCTGGCCAACCTGACCGACCCGCGTGGTGGGGACGCCATGGACCGGGTCATCAACGCGATGACCAAGGCGGCACCGGCGGTGTAGTGGACCTTCGGACGATCGATGCACCCCCCCGCCGACGGCCGCCGGGCGGGATGTGAATAGTGTGACTTTTTGTCAATGAGCAAGGGCAGGGAAGGACGAGCAGGAGAAGAAGATGTCGCTCTCGCCGTACGCACCCATCATCGGGCTGTTCGCCCTCGCTGCGGGGTTCTCGCTGTTCTCCGTGGCCGCTGCCCGCTTCGCCGGCCCCCGCCGGCTCAACAAGGCCAAACTCGAGGCGTACGAGTGCGGCATCGAACCCAGCCCGCAGCCGATCGGCGGCAGCCGGTTCCCGGTCAAGTTCTACCTGACGGCGATGCTCTTCATCGTCTTCGACGTGGAAATGATCTTCCTCTACCCGTGGGCGGTGTCGTTCGACGCGCTGCCGATGTTCGGGTTCATGGCGATGTTGGTGTTCATCGGTGCGGTCTTCGTCGCGTACGCCTACGAG
Protein-coding regions in this window:
- a CDS encoding NADH-quinone oxidoreductase subunit A; translated protein: MSLSPYAPIIGLFALAAGFSLFSVAAARFAGPRRLNKAKLEAYECGIEPSPQPIGGSRFPVKFYLTAMLFIVFDVEMIFLYPWAVSFDALPMFGFMAMLVFIGAVFVAYAYEWRRGGLDWD